In Spirosoma aureum, a single genomic region encodes these proteins:
- a CDS encoding LytR/AlgR family response regulator transcription factor encodes MMLNCVVVDDEALAREVLEGYLSRFDFTGTVHPFGNAREALLYLENHEADVLFLDIEMPGMNGIDFLKSLPRPPITVFTTAYRDYAFEGFELGVIDFLLKPISYPRFIQAIEKIRDFLALKEQNANLEDGPAETRPESIFVKSGLQRIKLNFDDVIYIQGLKDYAIIYTTTSKIVIKGSIKAMHEIFPQSQFMRVHKSFIAAVSRISRIERNRLIIDGSQIPIGRNYKEEVEKALFDRRQ; translated from the coding sequence ATGATGCTAAACTGCGTAGTCGTCGATGACGAGGCCCTAGCCCGTGAAGTGCTGGAAGGATACCTGAGCCGATTCGATTTTACCGGGACCGTGCACCCATTCGGCAATGCCCGTGAGGCCCTTTTGTACCTGGAAAATCATGAAGCCGATGTGTTGTTTCTGGACATTGAAATGCCCGGCATGAACGGTATTGATTTTCTGAAATCGTTACCTCGTCCACCCATCACGGTTTTTACTACCGCTTACCGCGACTATGCATTCGAGGGCTTTGAGCTGGGGGTCATCGATTTTTTGCTAAAACCCATTTCCTATCCGCGATTTATACAGGCAATCGAGAAAATCCGCGACTTTTTGGCCCTGAAAGAGCAAAACGCCAATCTGGAAGACGGCCCGGCCGAAACACGCCCCGAGTCAATCTTTGTAAAAAGTGGCCTACAGCGTATCAAGCTGAATTTTGATGATGTGATTTATATTCAGGGACTTAAGGATTACGCCATTATCTATACAACTACCAGCAAAATTGTCATAAAAGGCTCTATCAAAGCCATGCACGAGATTTTTCCTCAAAGCCAGTTCATGCGGGTACACAAGTCGTTCATTGCGGCTGTATCGAGAATTAGTCGAATTGAGCGAAATCGGCTGATCATCGATGGGAGCCAGATTCCAATCGGGCGTAATTATAAAGAAGAGGTTGAGAAAGCTCTCTTCGACCGCCGACAGTAA
- a CDS encoding ABC transporter permease — MIGLAIGLATCILIMLYVQDNSSCDCYNQKADRIVRVSINLRLNGEDINGPTLGPSVAQNLRSEFPEVLQTTRIRNQGGGFVSYGTTSFKEDNLLYADSSFFDVFTIHFLKGIRSGRRRAKHGGTDSGNRPEILRQSGPGWEVLSFGSEKRLYGITGVVRNVPTNSHFGSICWQR, encoded by the coding sequence GTGATTGGTCTGGCTATCGGATTGGCCACCTGCATATTGATCATGCTGTATGTGCAGGATAATTCATCCTGCGACTGTTATAATCAGAAAGCGGATCGAATTGTACGCGTGAGTATCAATTTACGATTGAACGGCGAAGATATTAACGGCCCAACGCTGGGGCCAAGTGTTGCGCAGAACCTACGTAGTGAGTTTCCCGAAGTCCTGCAAACAACCCGTATCCGGAATCAGGGAGGTGGGTTTGTGAGCTACGGAACAACTTCTTTTAAAGAAGATAATTTGCTGTATGCCGACTCATCTTTTTTCGATGTATTCACCATTCATTTCCTGAAGGGAATTCGAAGCGGGCGTCGACGAGCCAAACACGGTGGTACTGACTCAGGAAACCGCCCGGAAATACTTCGGCAATCAGGACCCGGTTGGGAAGTCTTGTCATTTGGTAGTGAGAAGAGGCTCTATGGGATTACGGGCGTGGTTCGAAATGTACCTACGAACTCCCATTTTGGTTCGATATGCTGGCAACGCTAG
- a CDS encoding copper resistance protein NlpE N-terminal domain-containing protein, with amino-acid sequence MKFAKISMLVLLAIWFVQASRTSSEPAIFVASSPCDMIPRTMLSIPASADCEFIKWNVALQRDPRNQAPTVYKIRYTYGMTQPNTTGFQNGGTSLEKEGKWVILKDAQNREIYRLNPDTPETAISFVNLEGNGSGSRLLHLLDQQGKLMIGHEGWSYTLNRK; translated from the coding sequence ATGAAATTCGCCAAAATCAGTATGCTTGTCCTGCTGGCAATCTGGTTTGTCCAGGCCAGTCGAACATCGTCCGAACCAGCCATTTTTGTGGCCAGCAGCCCCTGCGACATGATTCCGAGAACGATGCTGTCGATTCCAGCCAGTGCAGATTGTGAGTTTATAAAATGGAACGTAGCCCTCCAGCGGGACCCTCGAAATCAAGCGCCTACCGTCTATAAAATTCGGTATACCTACGGCATGACACAACCGAATACAACCGGCTTCCAAAATGGTGGAACCAGCCTGGAGAAGGAAGGGAAATGGGTAATTCTGAAAGATGCCCAAAACAGGGAGATTTATCGATTAAATCCGGATACACCCGAAACGGCCATCTCCTTTGTCAATCTGGAAGGTAATGGCTCAGGGAGTCGGCTGCTCCACTTATTGGATCAGCAGGGCAAACTAATGATTGGTCATGAGGGCTGGAGCTACACTCTGAACAGAAAATAA
- a CDS encoding dioxygenase family protein yields the protein MKPQKIILFIATLAVTLYASAQDKKVGGPCEGCEAIHESLVPFDRLDALTKLPDATWDGKKPLGINGIVYKADGKTPAPGVILYIYHTDETGHYTAKKDAKGWEKRHGSIRGWMRTNDKGEYKFVTLRPAPYPGRTDPAHIHITLKEPGINEYYIDEYLFDDDPLLTAEKRQKLENRGGSGILKLKDVGNMFKAERHIILGKNIPNYPINQ from the coding sequence ATGAAACCCCAAAAAATCATTCTGTTTATCGCCACTCTGGCCGTTACGCTGTATGCGTCTGCCCAGGACAAAAAAGTAGGCGGCCCTTGCGAAGGCTGTGAAGCGATCCATGAGAGTCTGGTTCCATTCGACAGGCTGGATGCGCTTACAAAACTACCCGATGCTACATGGGATGGTAAAAAACCGTTGGGCATCAATGGCATTGTGTATAAGGCAGATGGAAAAACGCCAGCTCCGGGTGTCATTTTATACATCTACCATACCGACGAAACTGGGCATTATACCGCAAAAAAAGACGCCAAAGGCTGGGAGAAACGGCATGGGTCCATACGCGGCTGGATGCGTACCAATGATAAAGGCGAATACAAATTTGTTACACTCCGCCCAGCCCCCTACCCCGGTCGTACTGATCCTGCTCATATTCATATCACCCTAAAAGAGCCGGGAATCAACGAATACTACATTGATGAGTACCTGTTTGATGACGACCCGCTGCTCACTGCCGAAAAGCGGCAGAAGTTGGAGAACCGGGGTGGTAGTGGCATCCTGAAGCTCAAGGATGTCGGCAATATGTTCAAAGCCGAACGACACATCATCCTCGGAAAAAACATTCCGAATTATCCCATAAATCAGTAA
- a CDS encoding TonB-dependent receptor domain-containing protein: MKRYFVFLFLSVFGQCQLKAQLTDSLGSASGFFADSITGKAIPFATVKLFQSLGGPKKKLAEGTLTDSLGHFSLNNLPYGTYSLAFSAVGYRAFQTPVWMINGQSPAFDLGTIAIGQDVKNLKAVTVRGQKPLIEQRVDGITFNVESLPAIAGSNASDVLRKVPLLSVDGNGGLSMRGSSNIRVFIDGKPSEIYASSLADALKSIPGESIVNVEVITHPSARYDAEGTDGVVNIITRRIRTNITNGNVSGVLGNRSESLMGNVQSKYDKWLVKLDGFYQTYWNQNGSVLERKTGPVQVVQKNESRQSGDYFFGGANVLYSLDSLNTLNVGYRHRWSPYQTYVISDNFYTKNGTVLPSFRRQIDTPITNDGDAFTAGYTGNSRDKQKEISLLGTCFLFNGTSRYDMEQINNDQTPNKENFSGKTLNRDLMIQADYTQSFQNNLKWEIGGKLTQKNLNSDSRFGIYDFGTHSYNNDPLRTNAFSYRSTIYAVYTNFSFQLKKWQFMAGTRYEQTDLNANFKGNLLQIPGFQNLVPNLLISKNLNQKSTVKLGYTVKLVRPYFSYLNPTINNSDSLTNQFGNPYLRPEITRRYQLSFSRNGARLFTDIALFYNHNQNSIESIRTVRSDGVVENTWQNIGRNKRLGFSANLTWKPSPNISLGSTLTMQYVQLESPAMQLRNSGLMRQLVLNYSYKLPKGYSIDFYGFFDVATIQLQGYRSGWKFYNMTFSKKSTNDRFNMSLRMETFLTPYTFIDEVTMSESFYQRQTSRYQNQNLRFTVSYKLGKKDIKSPRMRQAENPE; the protein is encoded by the coding sequence ATGAAACGTTACTTCGTCTTCCTTTTTTTATCTGTTTTTGGCCAATGCCAACTGAAAGCCCAACTCACTGATAGCCTGGGCTCGGCAAGCGGATTTTTTGCAGATTCTATTACGGGGAAGGCCATTCCATTTGCGACTGTGAAGCTGTTTCAATCGCTCGGCGGTCCGAAGAAGAAACTGGCTGAGGGTACACTTACAGACAGTCTGGGGCATTTTTCGTTAAATAATCTGCCCTATGGTACGTATTCTCTTGCGTTTAGCGCAGTCGGTTATCGGGCATTCCAAACGCCGGTCTGGATGATAAATGGCCAAAGTCCTGCTTTCGATCTGGGCACCATTGCCATCGGCCAGGATGTAAAAAACCTGAAAGCCGTCACTGTCAGAGGGCAAAAACCTTTGATTGAACAACGGGTGGATGGAATTACCTTCAACGTGGAAAGCCTGCCAGCCATTGCCGGTAGCAATGCGTCAGATGTGCTGCGCAAAGTACCGCTATTGTCGGTCGATGGGAACGGTGGGCTGTCGATGCGGGGAAGTTCGAATATCCGGGTTTTTATCGATGGTAAACCGTCCGAAATCTATGCTTCGTCTTTGGCAGATGCATTGAAATCAATTCCTGGCGAAAGCATTGTCAACGTTGAGGTAATCACCCATCCATCGGCCCGGTACGATGCAGAAGGCACCGACGGGGTAGTGAACATCATTACCCGGCGAATTCGAACGAATATCACAAATGGTAATGTGAGTGGCGTTCTGGGCAATCGAAGTGAAAGCCTGATGGGAAATGTGCAAAGCAAATACGATAAATGGCTGGTGAAACTAGACGGATTTTACCAAACGTACTGGAATCAGAATGGATCGGTACTGGAACGAAAAACAGGGCCCGTTCAGGTCGTTCAGAAAAATGAATCCCGACAATCAGGCGATTACTTCTTTGGCGGGGCCAATGTTCTGTATAGCCTCGATTCGCTGAATACGCTCAATGTGGGTTACCGACATCGCTGGTCACCCTACCAGACGTATGTAATTTCAGATAATTTTTATACCAAAAATGGTACAGTACTTCCCTCCTTTCGGCGGCAGATCGATACGCCGATTACCAACGATGGGGATGCATTTACTGCCGGATACACAGGAAACTCGCGGGATAAGCAGAAAGAAATTTCGCTGCTGGGTACCTGTTTTCTGTTCAACGGCACAAGCCGTTACGACATGGAACAAATCAATAATGACCAAACGCCTAACAAAGAGAATTTCTCTGGTAAAACCCTAAACCGCGATCTGATGATTCAGGCAGATTATACGCAGTCGTTTCAGAACAACCTGAAGTGGGAAATCGGCGGAAAACTCACGCAAAAAAATCTCAATAGCGACAGCCGGTTTGGGATCTATGATTTTGGCACTCATTCGTACAATAACGACCCGCTCCGGACAAATGCATTCTCGTATCGAAGCACGATTTATGCGGTGTATACCAACTTTAGTTTTCAGCTAAAAAAATGGCAATTTATGGCTGGGACGCGCTATGAACAAACAGATCTGAATGCCAACTTCAAGGGCAATTTATTGCAAATACCCGGTTTTCAGAATCTGGTCCCCAACCTGTTAATCAGCAAAAATCTGAATCAGAAAAGCACAGTAAAGCTGGGGTATACCGTGAAGCTGGTTCGCCCGTACTTTTCCTATCTGAATCCAACGATCAACAACAGCGATTCCCTCACTAATCAATTTGGCAATCCTTATCTGCGCCCAGAAATCACCCGCCGATACCAGCTTAGCTTTTCCCGGAATGGCGCCCGGTTATTTACTGACATTGCTCTGTTTTACAACCACAACCAAAACAGTATTGAGAGCATCCGAACCGTACGGTCTGATGGCGTTGTTGAAAATACCTGGCAAAATATTGGCCGCAATAAACGGCTAGGTTTTTCAGCAAATCTGACCTGGAAACCCAGCCCAAACATCAGTCTGGGAAGTACGCTGACCATGCAGTATGTTCAACTGGAAAGTCCGGCTATGCAATTGCGTAACAGCGGCCTGATGAGGCAATTAGTTCTGAATTACAGCTATAAACTACCCAAAGGCTACAGCATCGATTTCTACGGCTTTTTCGATGTGGCTACGATCCAGTTACAGGGTTATCGTTCCGGCTGGAAATTTTACAACATGACGTTCAGTAAAAAATCGACGAATGACCGGTTTAACATGAGTTTGCGCATGGAAACGTTCCTGACGCCCTACACCTTTATCGACGAAGTAACCATGTCTGAATCCTTCTATCAACGACAAACCAGTCGTTATCAGAACCAGAATCTTCGATTTACGGTCTCGTATAAGCTGGGCAAAAAGGACATAAAAAGTCCGCGGATGCGGCAGGCAGAAAACCCGGAGTAA
- a CDS encoding Kelch repeat-containing protein gives MDSLFRYLLITFLLPWVINSEQLSKYTDGLAPISKPDYKWTKKLEEGPWKKSYNFQMFSHRDTLWVFHPDGNWFSIDGRDWKKSTLPNVISNLAFLDYIQFNDTILGLGHFTGNIERYTLRPEIYQTQDLKHWNRIAGQSNLPRRFFYHPFVFQHKIWLIGGENSQTQFADIWNSPDGVHWQNVKDNLPFGKRSGSQIVTLRNKLYLLNNDVWSSEDGVNWKLETPEIAKGIQIFGYAAVVLDGQIWLLGCNRNGQFSSQVLISSDGRNWREQNAPWSPRGGIAACVHRGKIYMTGGKYGGQDIRHPDFDYSNDVWTLERKLRVKNTAK, from the coding sequence ATGGATAGCCTATTTCGTTATCTGCTGATCACCTTTCTACTACCATGGGTGATCAATTCTGAACAGTTGAGCAAGTACACAGATGGACTTGCCCCGATTAGCAAGCCAGACTATAAATGGACAAAAAAACTGGAGGAGGGCCCCTGGAAGAAGAGCTATAATTTCCAGATGTTCAGTCATCGGGATACGCTTTGGGTTTTTCATCCCGATGGCAACTGGTTCTCTATTGATGGCAGGGACTGGAAAAAATCAACTTTGCCCAATGTCATTTCTAACCTGGCATTTCTGGATTACATCCAGTTCAACGACACGATTCTGGGTCTTGGCCACTTTACGGGTAATATCGAACGATATACACTTAGACCCGAAATTTACCAGACTCAGGACTTGAAGCACTGGAATCGTATCGCCGGACAAAGCAATCTGCCCCGGCGATTTTTCTATCACCCCTTTGTTTTTCAGCATAAGATCTGGCTGATCGGTGGAGAAAACAGCCAGACGCAATTCGCCGATATCTGGAATTCGCCAGATGGTGTCCATTGGCAGAACGTAAAAGACAATCTCCCATTTGGTAAGCGAAGTGGTAGCCAGATCGTAACCTTACGGAATAAATTATACCTCCTCAATAACGACGTCTGGTCGTCGGAGGATGGCGTAAACTGGAAGCTGGAAACGCCCGAAATTGCCAAAGGCATACAAATTTTCGGCTACGCGGCTGTGGTGCTGGATGGGCAGATCTGGCTATTGGGCTGTAACCGAAATGGGCAATTCAGCAGTCAGGTTTTAATCAGTTCGGATGGGCGCAACTGGCGCGAACAAAACGCACCCTGGTCACCGCGCGGAGGTATTGCAGCCTGTGTGCATCGGGGAAAAATCTACATGACGGGCGGAAAATATGGTGGGCAGGATATCCGCCATCCTGACTTCGATTACAGCAACGATGTATGGACGCTGGAACGGAAATTACGTGTGAAAAATACAGCCAAATAG
- a CDS encoding sensor histidine kinase, which translates to MDFLDRRVKIPLSNRTIPVKYALVHTAYWVLITGFFLYEKRYLIYKAGLPFFAACVSIRIVLLIGIAYLNLHYLLPRYLLTGRYLRYFSLVFLSILGYLFVQTLYDYFLYGFIIAPTLNRNWYETLSYNFFSTLWYLGLMVPLKLSIDWYEQQRMLQKIAVEKLQAEVNFLRSQVNPHFLFNILNNLYALTLKKSDLAPDMVLKLSEMMEYMLYDSDDARVPLEKEIGYLKNYIELEKIRCGDHSDIALQINGNPNGQEIAPLLLLPLVENAFKHGVGKQAEKSWLHGTLTLKATAMEMTVENNKPTAQPKQQKGGIGLTNLRKRLELLYPGRYTLQTEDRLDTYKAALYISFAD; encoded by the coding sequence ATGGACTTTCTGGATAGACGCGTAAAAATTCCGCTTTCCAACCGAACTATCCCAGTCAAGTACGCGCTGGTACATACGGCCTATTGGGTGCTTATAACCGGGTTTTTCCTCTATGAGAAGCGATACCTGATTTATAAGGCCGGTTTGCCTTTTTTTGCGGCCTGTGTGAGTATTCGAATTGTTCTGCTGATTGGCATTGCTTACCTCAATCTACACTATCTGTTACCCCGCTATTTGCTAACCGGGCGTTATCTCCGCTATTTCTCATTGGTATTCCTGTCAATCCTGGGCTATCTGTTCGTACAGACTCTTTATGACTATTTTTTATACGGATTCATCATTGCGCCAACCCTAAACCGGAATTGGTACGAAACGTTATCCTACAATTTCTTTAGCACCTTGTGGTACCTGGGCCTGATGGTTCCCCTGAAACTGAGCATCGACTGGTACGAGCAGCAGCGTATGCTCCAAAAGATTGCGGTTGAAAAATTACAGGCTGAGGTGAATTTTCTGCGGTCGCAGGTGAACCCGCACTTTTTGTTCAATATCCTGAACAACCTCTATGCGCTGACCCTCAAGAAGTCCGATCTGGCCCCGGATATGGTTTTGAAACTATCCGAAATGATGGAGTATATGCTCTATGACAGCGATGATGCACGGGTGCCGCTCGAAAAGGAAATTGGCTATTTAAAGAACTACATTGAGCTGGAAAAAATCCGCTGTGGTGATCATTCCGACATTGCCCTTCAAATCAACGGTAACCCGAACGGGCAGGAAATCGCTCCACTTTTGTTGCTGCCGCTGGTCGAAAATGCGTTTAAGCACGGCGTGGGCAAACAGGCCGAAAAATCCTGGCTTCATGGCACGTTGACTCTGAAGGCAACAGCGATGGAAATGACGGTTGAAAACAACAAACCGACAGCACAGCCTAAGCAACAGAAAGGTGGTATTGGTCTGACCAATCTTCGGAAACGACTGGAATTGCTTTATCCAGGACGCTATACGCTTCAAACGGAAGACAGGCTGGATACCTACAAAGCAGCTTTATACATCTCATTTGCTGACTGA
- a CDS encoding copper resistance protein NlpE N-terminal domain-containing protein — protein sequence MKIRTICICLIGLFLCTNRVNAQDARLTNVPSKKNYRSPIASGPEVVGVFGGRFPCSEIAKDWKISVSPECWKVKWGLTLYQDPTTHQPTTYRLLGTLNRSAAREGKWAIVHGIKTDPNAIVYQLDSDKPEVSIYLLKGDDDVLFILDQERRFRVGDENLSYTLNRVVN from the coding sequence ATGAAAATCAGAACTATATGCATCTGCCTGATCGGTCTTTTTCTCTGTACCAATCGGGTCAACGCGCAGGATGCCCGCCTGACGAATGTTCCCTCGAAAAAAAACTACCGCTCACCCATCGCCAGTGGACCGGAAGTGGTAGGCGTTTTTGGCGGCAGGTTCCCTTGTTCCGAAATCGCCAAAGACTGGAAAATTTCTGTTAGCCCTGAGTGTTGGAAAGTGAAATGGGGGCTAACGCTCTATCAGGATCCGACTACCCATCAGCCAACGACTTATCGACTATTGGGAACGTTGAATCGCTCGGCGGCTCGGGAAGGAAAATGGGCAATTGTGCACGGTATAAAAACTGATCCAAACGCTATTGTTTATCAGTTGGATTCCGACAAACCTGAGGTTTCCATTTATTTGCTGAAGGGTGATGATGACGTATTGTTTATCCTGGACCAGGAACGCCGATTCAGGGTTGGCGATGAGAATTTAAGTTATACGTTGAACCGGGTTGTCAATTAA
- a CDS encoding aminotransferase class V-fold PLP-dependent enzyme, with translation MLIEGITPLTTQKSKFSLPEGIHYLNCATRAPLSKSVEQAGHDAISRDANPFGLRPDDFFSGSVRVRALFSELINNPDPDRIAIVPSVSYAMAVVARNLPNKPGIRAGQTIVLLDSEFPSDVYAWDRVSKELGLRIKTVPMPDEFPRGARWNEQILEAIGPDTALVLAPPVHWMYGIQFDLEAIGKRAREVGAWFAVDGTQAIGALPFDLTACQPDVVVCAGYKWLMGPYSLGLAYFSPAFDEGIPLEEGWMNRLDSNQFHRLMDYQPIYRPKAYRYNVGEQSHFIQMPMLEASLTQLLDWQPERIQSYTEELTKNAWPALEQLGCQVEPINGSKGRSHHLVGLWLPKYADALAVQQALLAQKVAVSPRARALRIAPHVYNTPADIDALVGVLTEVL, from the coding sequence ATGCTGATAGAGGGAATTACTCCACTTACTACACAGAAAAGCAAGTTTAGTCTGCCTGAGGGAATTCATTACCTGAATTGTGCTACTCGTGCACCCTTAAGCAAATCCGTTGAACAGGCTGGACATGATGCTATCAGTCGCGACGCTAACCCATTTGGCCTTCGCCCCGACGATTTTTTTAGTGGATCGGTTCGTGTTCGTGCGTTATTTTCCGAGCTGATCAATAACCCCGACCCTGACCGGATTGCCATTGTTCCATCAGTTTCCTATGCGATGGCCGTGGTAGCCCGTAACCTGCCCAACAAGCCAGGAATTCGGGCCGGGCAAACCATTGTTCTGCTCGACAGTGAATTTCCGAGCGATGTGTATGCCTGGGATCGTGTCAGTAAGGAATTGGGATTACGGATAAAAACGGTTCCAATGCCCGATGAATTTCCGAGAGGTGCACGCTGGAACGAACAAATACTGGAGGCAATCGGTCCTGACACGGCCTTGGTGCTGGCACCACCTGTGCATTGGATGTATGGTATTCAGTTTGATCTGGAAGCAATCGGTAAGCGGGCCCGAGAAGTAGGAGCGTGGTTTGCCGTGGATGGCACGCAGGCAATTGGTGCATTACCTTTTGATTTGACCGCCTGCCAGCCCGACGTGGTCGTGTGTGCGGGTTACAAATGGCTCATGGGGCCATATTCGCTTGGGTTGGCCTATTTTAGCCCGGCCTTCGATGAGGGCATTCCGCTTGAAGAGGGCTGGATGAACCGCTTGGACAGCAATCAGTTTCACCGCCTGATGGATTATCAGCCGATCTATCGGCCCAAAGCGTATCGCTATAATGTAGGGGAGCAATCGCATTTTATCCAGATGCCGATGCTTGAGGCTTCCCTGACGCAACTACTTGACTGGCAGCCGGAACGAATTCAGTCCTATACCGAAGAACTGACAAAAAACGCCTGGCCCGCTCTGGAACAACTTGGCTGTCAGGTCGAACCGATAAACGGTAGTAAGGGACGAAGTCATCACCTTGTTGGTCTTTGGCTACCCAAATATGCCGATGCACTGGCTGTTCAACAGGCGTTACTAGCTCAAAAAGTAGCTGTCTCGCCCCGCGCCCGCGCCCTGCGTATTGCCCCTCATGTCTATAATACGCCTGCTGATATTGATGCGCTGGTTGGCGTATTGACCGAAGTGCTTTAA